A portion of the Streptomyces sp. YPW6 genome contains these proteins:
- a CDS encoding DUF4440 domain-containing protein, translating to MSPISQETQETADVNAAIDAELQLLDPAVRTSRPLAARLLDPEFVEVGASGRRWTYEEMLAALPELNGGSGGGEGDAGSPRFEPSGMRGVVLAPGIVHLTYETVFGGRRARRSSLWRRRDGETEWRMYYHQATPVPDGG from the coding sequence ATGAGCCCGATCAGCCAGGAGACTCAGGAAACCGCGGACGTGAACGCGGCCATCGACGCCGAGCTCCAGCTCTTGGACCCCGCCGTGCGTACGTCACGGCCGCTCGCCGCGCGCCTCCTCGACCCGGAGTTCGTCGAGGTCGGGGCCTCGGGGCGACGGTGGACGTACGAGGAGATGCTCGCCGCCCTCCCCGAGCTGAACGGCGGGAGCGGGGGCGGAGAGGGTGACGCGGGCTCGCCCCGGTTCGAGCCCTCCGGGATGCGCGGGGTCGTCCTGGCCCCCGGGATCGTGCACCTCACGTACGAGACCGTCTTCGGCGGTCGCCGGGCCCGCCGCAGTTCGCTGTGGCGCAGGCGCGACGGGGAGACGGAGTGGCGCATGTACTACCACCAGGCCACGCCCGTCCCGGACGGCGGCTGA
- a CDS encoding TetR/AcrR family transcriptional regulator encodes MGAVTSSLSASRAAHAPKQDRSRATRQRLLEAAVACLAEHGWAGSTVSVVAERAGVSRGAAQHHFPTREDLFTGAVEYVAEERSAALRALPVQGRAEVVAALVDLYTGPLFRAALQLWVAASNEAQLRPRVTELEARVGRETHRIAVELLGADESRPGTRETVQGLLDMARGLGLANLLTDDTARRERVVAQWAALVEEGLG; translated from the coding sequence ATGGGTGCGGTGACCTCTTCCCTCTCTGCTTCCCGGGCCGCTCACGCGCCCAAGCAGGACCGCAGCCGCGCGACGCGGCAGCGCCTCCTGGAGGCGGCGGTGGCCTGCCTGGCCGAACACGGCTGGGCAGGCTCCACCGTCTCCGTCGTCGCGGAGCGGGCCGGTGTCTCGCGGGGCGCGGCCCAGCACCACTTCCCGACCCGCGAGGACCTGTTCACGGGCGCGGTGGAGTACGTCGCCGAGGAACGCTCCGCCGCCCTGCGCGCCCTCCCCGTCCAGGGCCGCGCGGAGGTCGTCGCGGCCCTGGTCGACCTCTACACGGGCCCGCTGTTCCGGGCGGCGCTCCAGCTCTGGGTGGCCGCCTCCAACGAGGCCCAGCTGCGCCCGCGTGTCACGGAACTGGAGGCGCGGGTGGGCCGCGAGACCCACCGCATCGCGGTCGAACTCCTCGGCGCGGACGAGTCCCGCCCGGGCACCCGCGAAACGGTCCAGGGCCTCCTGGACATGGCCCGCGGCCTCGGCCTCGCCAACCTCCTCACCGACGACACGGCCCGCCGGGAGCGGGTGGTGGCGCAGTGGGCGGCGCTGGTGGAGGAGGGGCTGGGCTGA
- a CDS encoding MarR family transcriptional regulator — MAIQHLSSALPVPAVSAAYPMAKPGYGKRSAPDQQPRTPHDFALLPARERYIAGFVDHLPDGAAMSVKQLTKQLPLYGQQAISTSLNALSIAGHLRRVRCPVGTGDETRWAFRTFWSRTARDNAWWTTYLATETAPRTATPAQPPAPTTAPEAPTSPDSAAPPQPPAPTTAAEAPATDATPPPPWAPSEEPPPPGQPEDSPPAAQPPVSAAVPPQRTPPQAREAEPTTPTRDSTPTRHTAATAATAATAATELSTAYLALARLGRDDHRLALSAHDCAALEPLATQWLDRGVTTDYLTNALTAGLPTQIDSPAGLLRRRLTDKMPPQLPATNTPPGTGTDTPAPVPARRILVECTDCGRPGPPQALPDGLCRPCHRAHTTAGDSPPDPTQIAAVKAHMANLRHLLKAP, encoded by the coding sequence GTGGCTATCCAGCACCTTAGCTCCGCCCTGCCCGTCCCCGCAGTCTCCGCCGCGTACCCGATGGCCAAGCCCGGCTACGGCAAACGCTCCGCACCGGACCAACAACCCCGCACGCCCCATGACTTCGCCCTGCTCCCGGCCCGTGAGCGGTACATCGCCGGGTTCGTGGACCACCTGCCCGACGGGGCCGCGATGAGCGTGAAACAGCTCACCAAGCAACTCCCGCTCTACGGCCAGCAGGCCATCAGCACCTCCCTCAACGCCCTCTCCATCGCCGGACACCTGCGGCGCGTACGGTGCCCTGTCGGCACGGGCGACGAAACCCGCTGGGCCTTCCGCACCTTCTGGTCCCGCACCGCCCGCGACAACGCATGGTGGACCACCTACCTCGCCACCGAAACCGCCCCCCGCACCGCAACACCCGCGCAACCCCCAGCCCCCACCACCGCACCGGAAGCCCCCACCTCCCCGGACTCCGCAGCACCCCCGCAGCCCCCGGCCCCCACCACCGCAGCAGAGGCCCCTGCCACCGACGCGACTCCGCCGCCCCCGTGGGCCCCGTCCGAGGAACCGCCACCGCCCGGACAGCCGGAGGACTCGCCGCCCGCCGCGCAGCCCCCGGTCTCCGCCGCCGTACCACCCCAGCGCACCCCGCCCCAGGCGCGGGAAGCCGAACCCACGACGCCCACCCGGGACTCGACCCCCACAAGGCACACCGCGGCCACCGCGGCCACAGCGGCCACAGCGGCCACCGAGCTCTCCACCGCCTACCTCGCCCTCGCCCGCCTCGGCCGCGACGACCACCGCCTCGCCCTCTCCGCCCACGACTGCGCCGCCCTCGAACCCCTCGCAACACAATGGCTCGACCGCGGCGTCACCACCGACTACCTCACCAACGCCCTCACCGCAGGACTCCCCACCCAGATCGACTCCCCCGCCGGACTCCTCCGCCGCCGCCTCACCGACAAGATGCCACCCCAACTCCCCGCCACGAACACTCCACCGGGCACCGGCACCGACACCCCCGCCCCCGTCCCCGCCCGCCGGATCCTCGTCGAATGCACCGACTGCGGCCGCCCCGGCCCACCCCAAGCCCTCCCCGACGGCCTCTGCCGCCCCTGCCACCGGGCTCACACCACTGCCGGCGACTCCCCACCCGACCCCACCCAGATCGCCGCCGTCAAAGCCCACATGGCCAACCTCCGCCACCTCCTCAAAGCACCCTGA